One window from the genome of Parasteatoda tepidariorum isolate YZ-2023 chromosome 8, CAS_Ptep_4.0, whole genome shotgun sequence encodes:
- the LOC122271268 gene encoding uncharacterized protein, giving the protein MAFVKSNLLLSKYKQMYSYFISGIKIVREESTVSPIIKTFSIYRFDPESSKKKPRMQKYQIDTNNCESTVLDVLFKIKNEIDPSLTFRRSCREGICGSCAMNIDGLNTLACLHKFDPNDKNVVKIYPLPHMYVIKDLVVDMDQFFEQYKSIQPWLQRKIEKSTDRKQILQSVEDRKKLDGLYECILCACCTTSCPEYWWNGERGFLGASVILNAYRWIIDSRDEATEKRLDMMKNKVSIYKCKTIMNCTLACPKQLNPGKAIAEVKKLASGLVKIKPPKSPH; this is encoded by the coding sequence ATGGCATTTGTAAAAAGCAACTTGTTATTATCAAAATACAAGCAAAtgtattcatatttcatttctgGCATTAAAATCGTAAGAGAAGAGTCCACAGTATCTCCaatcataaaaactttttcaatttatcgTTTTGATCCGGAATCTTCAAAGAAAAAGCCACGTATGCAAAAATACCAAATAGATACAAATAATTGCGAATCAACAGTTTTGGACGTTctgttcaaaataaagaatgaaatagaTCCTTCTTTGACGTTCCGTCGATCATGCAGAGAAGGTATTTGTGGTTCTTGTGCCATGAATATAGATGGATTAAATACTCTGGCTTGCTTACATAAGTTCGACCCTAACGACAAAAATGTTGTCAAAATATACCCACTTCCACATATGTACGTTATAAAAGATTTGGTGGTGGACATGGACCAATTCTTCGAACAGTACAAATCCATTCAACCTTGGTTGCAAAGAAAAATCGAAAAGTCAACTGATCGAAAGCAAATCCTGCAAAGCGttgaagatagaaaaaaattagatggtTTATATGAATGCATTTTGTGTGCATGTTGTACAACTTCATGCCCAGAGTACTGGTGGAATGGTGAAAGAGGATTTCTTGGTGCGtcagttattttaaatgccTATCGTTGGATTATTGACTCTCGAGATGAAGCTACAGAGAAGAGATTGGATATGatgaaaaacaaagtttcaatatACAAGTGCAAAACAATCATGAACTGTACATTGGCATGCCCGAAACAATTGAACCCAGGAAAAGCTATAGCTGAAGTCAAAAAATTGGCGAGTGGATTAGTTAAAATCAAGCCACCAAAATCGCCccattaa